The proteins below come from a single Alnus glutinosa chromosome 9, dhAlnGlut1.1, whole genome shotgun sequence genomic window:
- the LOC133877253 gene encoding YTH domain-containing protein ECT4-like isoform X1, which yields MATVAPPADQATDLLQKLSLDTQTKTLEIPEPTKKPSTNQYGSVDLGNATNGQIPSFERSVTPLLPEFIDPSMCYVPNGYPPTAYYYGGYDGTGNEWDDYSRYLNPDGVEMTSGVYGDNGSLMYHHGYGYAPYGPYSPAGSPVPTLGNDGQLYGPQHYQYPFFQPLTPTSGPYTPSPAASPQTDVSASVAADQKPLPVEAANGNSNGVTNGGSVKGNNASAPLKPTYQNSFVSNGSYGTGALPGRGPASNYQDGRYSFDVLRSPFPWLDGPLLSDGQPRPVTSTAISTSISNGNNVPSSRNQNFRPSTNYMGLHHPRPMPGMSTAPGFMGRAYPPNKLYGGQYGNAVRSGMGFGSHGYDSRANGRPWLVFDNKHKPRGRFGYGNENSDGLNELNKGPRFKGSKTKSFAPSILAAKGQNEPINATVDEEKDKMSVLPDREQYNKPDFPEDYTDAKLFVIKSYSEDDVHKSIKYNVWASTQNGNKKLHAAYQEAQEKSGGCPIFLFFSVNTSGQFVGLAEMVGPVDFEKSLEYWQQDKWNGCFPVKWHIVKDVPNSLLKHITLENNENKPVTNSRDTQEVKLEPGLKMIKVFKEHSSKTCILDDFGFYEARQKTIQEKKAKQLHFPKQVWEGKHTDEKKERANGELKNENSVEAASDLIKEPMPISSAQTKEEVKLLENGSVAEKDAPKGVKPVMVAEKRILANGVANGVANGC from the exons ATGGCCACCGTTGCTCCTCCTGCGGATC AAGCTACGGATTTGCTACAGAAATTGTCATTGGACACTCAAACCAAGACCCTGGAAATTCCGGAGCCTACCAAGAAG CCTTCGACTAATCAGTATGGGTCTGTTGATTTGGGCAATGCTACAAATGGTCAGATTCCATCGTTTGAGCGGTCTGTGACACCATTACTACCTGAGTTTATAGATCCATCCATGTGTTATGTTCCTAATGGTTATCCACCTACTGCCTATTACTATGGGG GCTATGACGGGACTGGTAATGAGTGGGATGACTACTCGAGATATCTGAATCCTGATGGAGTTGAGATGACTTCG GGAGTTTATGGGGATAACGGGTCTCTTATGTATCACCATGGTTATGGCTATGCACCATATGGCCCCTATTCGCCAGCGGGTTCCCCTGTTCCTACTTTGGGTAATGATGGTCAGTTATATGGGCCTCAGCACTACCAATATCCATTCTTCCAGCCGCTGACACCAACCAGTGGGCCATACACACCTAGTCCTGCTGCCTCTCCTCAAACTGACGTTTCTGCCTCTGTAGCTGCTGATCAAAAGCCACTCCCTGTGGAAGCGGCTAATGGGAATTCTAATGGCGTTACAAATGGTGGCAGTGTCAAGGGAAATAATGCTTCTGCTCCTTTAAAGCCCACTTATCAGAATTCGTTTGTTTCTAATGGTTCATATGGAACTGGTGCTCTGCCAGGGCGTGGTCCTGCGTCCAACTATCAGGATGGAAGATATAGTTTTGATGTGTTAAGGTCTCCCTTCCCATGGTTGGATGGCCCGCTGCTTTCTGATGGGCAGCCTAGGCCTGTGACTAGCACAGCGATCTCTACTTCAATTTCAAATGGCAACAACGTTCCATCTTCAAGGAATCAGAACTTTCGACCAAGTACTAATTACATG GGTTTGCACCATCCAAGACCAATGCCTGGTATGAGTACAGCTCCTGGGTTTATGGGTAGGGCGTACCCACCGAACAAGTTATATGGTGGTCAGTATGGGAATGCTGTTAGATCTGGCATGGGCTTTGGATCTCATGGATACGATTCAAGAGCAAATGGGCGTCCATGGTTGGTGTTTGATAATAAACATAAACCCAGAGGACGATTTGGCTATGGTAATGAGAACTCAGACGGTTTGAATGAGTTGAACAAAGGGCCTAGATTTAAGGGCTCCAAAACCAAGAGTTTTGCACCCAGCATCTTAGCAGCAAAGGGGCAGAATGAGCCAATAAATGCAACTGTTGATGAGGAGAAGGATAAGATGAGCGTACTTCCAGACCGTGAACAATACAACAAACCAGATTTCCCAGAGGATTATACTGATGCCAAACTTTTTGTTATAAAGTCATATAGTGAGGATGATGTCCATAAGAGCATCAAGTATAATGTTTGGGCCAGCACTCAAAATGGCAACAAGAAGCTTCATGCAGCATACCAGGAGGCTCAGGAGAAATCTGGTGGCTgccccatttttcttttcttctcg GTCAATACCAGTGGACAGTTTGTTGGCCTTGCAGAGATGGTGGGACCCGTTGATTTTGAGAAGAGTCTGGAGTACTGGCAACAAGACAAGTGGAACGGCTGTTTTCCTGTTAAGTGGCACATTGTAAAGGATGTGCCTAACAGTTTGTTGAAGCACATTACCCTCGAGAACAATGAGAATAAACCTGTCACTAACAGTAGGGACACTCAAGAG GTCAAGTTAGAGCCAGGGCTTAAAATGATTAAAGTATTCAAGGAGCATTCCAGCAAAACATGTATTTTGGATGATTTTGGGTTTTATGAGGCTCGCCAGAAGACAATTCAGGAGAAGAAGGCTAAGCAACTGCATTTTCCGAAACAG GTCTGGGAAGGGAAGCACACTgacgagaagaaagaaagggctAATGGTGAACTGAAAAACGAGAACTCGGTGGAGGCTGCCTCAGATTTGATCAAGGAGCCCATGCCTATCTCTTCTGCACAGACAAAAGAGGAAGTGAAACTTTTGGAGAATGGTTCAGTTGCAGAAAAAGATGCGCCAAAGGGTGTTAAGCCAGTTATGGTAGCAGAGAAGAGGATCCTAGCAAATGGTGTTGCAAATGGTGTTGCCAATGGTTGCTAA
- the LOC133877253 gene encoding YTH domain-containing protein ECT4-like isoform X2 — protein sequence MATVAPPADPTDLLQKLSLDTQTKTLEIPEPTKKPSTNQYGSVDLGNATNGQIPSFERSVTPLLPEFIDPSMCYVPNGYPPTAYYYGGYDGTGNEWDDYSRYLNPDGVEMTSGVYGDNGSLMYHHGYGYAPYGPYSPAGSPVPTLGNDGQLYGPQHYQYPFFQPLTPTSGPYTPSPAASPQTDVSASVAADQKPLPVEAANGNSNGVTNGGSVKGNNASAPLKPTYQNSFVSNGSYGTGALPGRGPASNYQDGRYSFDVLRSPFPWLDGPLLSDGQPRPVTSTAISTSISNGNNVPSSRNQNFRPSTNYMGLHHPRPMPGMSTAPGFMGRAYPPNKLYGGQYGNAVRSGMGFGSHGYDSRANGRPWLVFDNKHKPRGRFGYGNENSDGLNELNKGPRFKGSKTKSFAPSILAAKGQNEPINATVDEEKDKMSVLPDREQYNKPDFPEDYTDAKLFVIKSYSEDDVHKSIKYNVWASTQNGNKKLHAAYQEAQEKSGGCPIFLFFSVNTSGQFVGLAEMVGPVDFEKSLEYWQQDKWNGCFPVKWHIVKDVPNSLLKHITLENNENKPVTNSRDTQEVKLEPGLKMIKVFKEHSSKTCILDDFGFYEARQKTIQEKKAKQLHFPKQVWEGKHTDEKKERANGELKNENSVEAASDLIKEPMPISSAQTKEEVKLLENGSVAEKDAPKGVKPVMVAEKRILANGVANGVANGC from the exons ATGGCCACCGTTGCTCCTCCTGCGGATC CTACGGATTTGCTACAGAAATTGTCATTGGACACTCAAACCAAGACCCTGGAAATTCCGGAGCCTACCAAGAAG CCTTCGACTAATCAGTATGGGTCTGTTGATTTGGGCAATGCTACAAATGGTCAGATTCCATCGTTTGAGCGGTCTGTGACACCATTACTACCTGAGTTTATAGATCCATCCATGTGTTATGTTCCTAATGGTTATCCACCTACTGCCTATTACTATGGGG GCTATGACGGGACTGGTAATGAGTGGGATGACTACTCGAGATATCTGAATCCTGATGGAGTTGAGATGACTTCG GGAGTTTATGGGGATAACGGGTCTCTTATGTATCACCATGGTTATGGCTATGCACCATATGGCCCCTATTCGCCAGCGGGTTCCCCTGTTCCTACTTTGGGTAATGATGGTCAGTTATATGGGCCTCAGCACTACCAATATCCATTCTTCCAGCCGCTGACACCAACCAGTGGGCCATACACACCTAGTCCTGCTGCCTCTCCTCAAACTGACGTTTCTGCCTCTGTAGCTGCTGATCAAAAGCCACTCCCTGTGGAAGCGGCTAATGGGAATTCTAATGGCGTTACAAATGGTGGCAGTGTCAAGGGAAATAATGCTTCTGCTCCTTTAAAGCCCACTTATCAGAATTCGTTTGTTTCTAATGGTTCATATGGAACTGGTGCTCTGCCAGGGCGTGGTCCTGCGTCCAACTATCAGGATGGAAGATATAGTTTTGATGTGTTAAGGTCTCCCTTCCCATGGTTGGATGGCCCGCTGCTTTCTGATGGGCAGCCTAGGCCTGTGACTAGCACAGCGATCTCTACTTCAATTTCAAATGGCAACAACGTTCCATCTTCAAGGAATCAGAACTTTCGACCAAGTACTAATTACATG GGTTTGCACCATCCAAGACCAATGCCTGGTATGAGTACAGCTCCTGGGTTTATGGGTAGGGCGTACCCACCGAACAAGTTATATGGTGGTCAGTATGGGAATGCTGTTAGATCTGGCATGGGCTTTGGATCTCATGGATACGATTCAAGAGCAAATGGGCGTCCATGGTTGGTGTTTGATAATAAACATAAACCCAGAGGACGATTTGGCTATGGTAATGAGAACTCAGACGGTTTGAATGAGTTGAACAAAGGGCCTAGATTTAAGGGCTCCAAAACCAAGAGTTTTGCACCCAGCATCTTAGCAGCAAAGGGGCAGAATGAGCCAATAAATGCAACTGTTGATGAGGAGAAGGATAAGATGAGCGTACTTCCAGACCGTGAACAATACAACAAACCAGATTTCCCAGAGGATTATACTGATGCCAAACTTTTTGTTATAAAGTCATATAGTGAGGATGATGTCCATAAGAGCATCAAGTATAATGTTTGGGCCAGCACTCAAAATGGCAACAAGAAGCTTCATGCAGCATACCAGGAGGCTCAGGAGAAATCTGGTGGCTgccccatttttcttttcttctcg GTCAATACCAGTGGACAGTTTGTTGGCCTTGCAGAGATGGTGGGACCCGTTGATTTTGAGAAGAGTCTGGAGTACTGGCAACAAGACAAGTGGAACGGCTGTTTTCCTGTTAAGTGGCACATTGTAAAGGATGTGCCTAACAGTTTGTTGAAGCACATTACCCTCGAGAACAATGAGAATAAACCTGTCACTAACAGTAGGGACACTCAAGAG GTCAAGTTAGAGCCAGGGCTTAAAATGATTAAAGTATTCAAGGAGCATTCCAGCAAAACATGTATTTTGGATGATTTTGGGTTTTATGAGGCTCGCCAGAAGACAATTCAGGAGAAGAAGGCTAAGCAACTGCATTTTCCGAAACAG GTCTGGGAAGGGAAGCACACTgacgagaagaaagaaagggctAATGGTGAACTGAAAAACGAGAACTCGGTGGAGGCTGCCTCAGATTTGATCAAGGAGCCCATGCCTATCTCTTCTGCACAGACAAAAGAGGAAGTGAAACTTTTGGAGAATGGTTCAGTTGCAGAAAAAGATGCGCCAAAGGGTGTTAAGCCAGTTATGGTAGCAGAGAAGAGGATCCTAGCAAATGGTGTTGCAAATGGTGTTGCCAATGGTTGCTAA